Proteins encoded by one window of Sulfurospirillum barnesii SES-3:
- the ligA gene encoding NAD-dependent DNA ligase LigA — protein MNHQEYIEKLEILKVWAKAYYVDDAPIASDEEYDRLYHEVLKYEQENPLFADESSPTKRVGGVVLEGFEKASHKARMWSMEDVFDEHDLDAWIERVKKVKERFTFYCEPKFDGASLNLIYENGMLKQAITRGDGSIGEDVTQNVKTIGSIPLKIAYEGEIEIRGEVVIKKADFERLNDERLKNNESLFANPRNAAAGSLRQLDTSVTAKRKLMFYPWGIGVNSLTQSFLSQKMSFVYSLGFLQPPRIVVTQNVQDVHTLYHELIANRDAIEMMMDGMVVKVDDISLQEELGYTVKYPKWMVAFKFPAIEKVTKLKDITLQVGRTGVVTPVAEVEAVNIEGVVVERATLHNFDEIERKDIRIGDSVIIIRSGDVIPKIIKVLVERRNGTEVTPQRPLSCPVCGSELLDEGALIKCQNLSCDARVVGAMIHFASKKALNIDGLGDKIIEQLYAQNVVLHVKDLYALKREQLLALEGFKAKKADNLLEAIEQSKKVSLEKFINALGIEHIGEVAAKKIARAFGLEWLEAGYEAIIALEGFGEEMAKSLVEFIRVNRDETYELMAVIEPVASKLEITESVFTGKTVVLTGSMSKPRDEIKGMLEQLGAKVSGSVSKKTDFVIFGEEAGSKLDKAIELGVKTLSESELNGMIE, from the coding sequence ATGAATCATCAAGAGTATATTGAAAAACTAGAGATTTTGAAAGTATGGGCAAAAGCCTATTATGTCGATGATGCGCCCATTGCCAGCGATGAAGAGTATGATAGGCTCTATCATGAAGTCTTAAAGTATGAGCAGGAAAATCCACTCTTTGCGGATGAGAGTAGTCCCACAAAACGTGTGGGCGGTGTGGTCTTGGAAGGGTTTGAGAAAGCCTCGCATAAGGCACGTATGTGGAGCATGGAAGATGTCTTTGATGAGCACGATTTGGATGCGTGGATAGAGCGTGTTAAAAAAGTCAAAGAGCGTTTTACTTTCTACTGTGAACCAAAATTTGATGGGGCAAGTTTGAACCTCATTTATGAAAATGGAATGCTCAAACAAGCCATCACCCGAGGCGATGGAAGTATTGGTGAGGATGTCACGCAAAATGTTAAAACCATTGGCTCTATTCCTTTAAAGATTGCTTATGAAGGTGAGATTGAAATTCGAGGTGAGGTGGTTATTAAAAAAGCGGACTTTGAGCGCCTTAATGACGAGCGTTTAAAAAACAATGAGTCCCTCTTTGCCAATCCTAGAAATGCTGCTGCAGGAAGCCTTAGGCAGTTAGATACGAGTGTGACAGCCAAACGTAAGCTTATGTTTTATCCGTGGGGCATTGGGGTCAATAGCTTAACACAGAGCTTTTTAAGCCAAAAAATGAGCTTTGTCTACAGCCTTGGTTTTTTACAACCACCTCGTATTGTTGTCACGCAAAATGTGCAAGACGTTCATACGCTTTACCATGAGCTGATTGCCAACCGTGATGCTATCGAGATGATGATGGATGGAATGGTGGTTAAAGTTGATGATATAAGCTTGCAAGAAGAGTTAGGCTATACCGTGAAGTATCCTAAATGGATGGTAGCGTTCAAATTTCCTGCGATTGAAAAAGTGACAAAGCTTAAAGACATCACGCTTCAAGTCGGGCGTACAGGTGTAGTTACACCTGTGGCAGAAGTGGAGGCTGTGAATATCGAGGGTGTGGTGGTGGAGCGAGCGACACTGCACAATTTTGATGAGATAGAGCGCAAAGATATTCGCATAGGAGACAGTGTCATTATCATTCGCAGTGGCGATGTTATTCCTAAGATTATTAAAGTCTTAGTGGAGCGCAGAAATGGCACGGAAGTAACACCACAACGTCCGTTAAGCTGTCCTGTGTGTGGGAGTGAGCTTTTGGATGAGGGTGCGCTCATTAAGTGCCAAAATCTCTCGTGTGATGCGAGGGTTGTGGGGGCGATGATTCACTTTGCATCTAAAAAAGCGCTTAATATTGATGGGCTTGGCGATAAAATCATTGAGCAACTCTATGCGCAAAACGTGGTTTTACATGTAAAGGATTTATACGCACTCAAGCGTGAACAATTGCTGGCATTAGAGGGTTTTAAAGCGAAAAAAGCGGACAATCTGTTAGAAGCCATTGAGCAGAGTAAGAAAGTCAGTTTAGAAAAATTCATCAACGCTTTGGGCATTGAGCATATTGGCGAAGTGGCGGCTAAGAAGATAGCACGTGCGTTTGGGTTGGAGTGGTTAGAAGCGGGTTATGAAGCGATTATTGCCTTAGAGGGTTTTGGTGAGGAGATGGCAAAGAGTTTGGTGGAGTTTATTCGTGTGAATCGTGATGAAACCTATGAACTCATGGCGGTGATTGAACCTGTTGCTTCAAAGTTAGAGATAACCGAGTCTGTTTTTACAGGAAAAACCGTGGTGCTGACTGGTTCTATGAGCAAACCACGTGATGAGATAAAAGGAATGCTTGAGCAATTAGGCGCAAAAGTGAGCGGAAGTGTCTCGAAAAAGACCGATTTTGTGATTTTCGGTGAAGAAGCAGGTAGCA